AACCTAGGATACATTCCTTTCTAGAACATTCCAGTGTTGTTCTTAGCTAATATCAGTTATGATCGTATGGTTATTGCATTATGGCTCGATTAGATATTGTAGTCAGATCTCCCAAGTATTGACACAAGTTCATTGTAATATGTTTGTCTTAATGTAGAAGTGTTTCTTTTAATCATAAGGTGTTCTGTCTGATTGATTAGTTCACCACAGTAAGCTGAGTCCTTTTTACAAGATCATTTTTGACAATGCCACTCAGTGGCAGTACTATGGCACTCCTAACGTCAGCGGAGATTTAAAGATGATATGGATCCCATCTCTAATAAAAGCAGAGAGAGTCAACATTGAGCTGTGGGGTTACAATGAGACTGGTGAGTAGAGCACAGATCTATCGATATATCTGTCTGTTTTGTTTGTCTATATCTATACAGTATGTCTCTCGTTTCTATCTTTCTATTGATCATTCTAGCTATTATTCTCattctgtctgtttttttctatCTGGATGTCAGTTGTTCTGTAATTCTGTCCGTCGGTTCTTCTTTCTGTCAGTCTTTAAGTCATTCTGTCTGTTGTTTGTTGTGTCTGTCATTTTGAACTTGAACTTTTTGTCAGTCTTTCTGTCTTTGTGTCTGTCGGTTGTTTTTGTCGTTATGTCTGGCAGTCATTCTTTCTTATCGGTCGTTAGTTGTATTATTCTATCTGTTgttctttctgtctgtcatttATTCTGTAGGTTGCTATTTCTGTCGTTCCTTTGTTCCTTCAGTCATTCGTTCTGTCCTTGCTGTCTGTCTTTCAGGTTGCGCTTCCTGTCAGTCattctttctgtctttcattcTGGTACCTATTTGTTTTGTCATTCTGTTTGTCGGTTGTTCTTTCAGTCTGTCAGTTGTCCTGCCTTTCTGTCTATCTGGCTGTCTGTTTATAATCGGTACCGTCTATTGAAAATGCATATAAaagatatacattattattaaactaaCAGGAAAGGCATATTCTGCAAACTGGGAGGCTGAGTGGAAGTATTTGTACACAGTGGGCAGAGATGTACCCAACAATGGAGTTTTCAGTTTCACCCCACAAATCGCAGAACATTCATATTCCCTTTGGGACCTAGGGAGCATGCGGGTCAGTCCCAGCACTAAACCAGACGGAGCCCGGTAAGAACTTTTATTAGTTCATATCAGTATttcttttatagtttttaaaattaaattgtgtAAATTGTCATGGTTCCAAATTCCAATACAGACATACTTTTTTGTGCAGAGATGTTAACGCACTGTGGAGTGGAGCGCATGCAATCGCATGGCATCTAGAGGAGGCGTTCAGGAAGGACTCTGCAGGCTGGGCTCTGGAGAAGTGTATCAATTGGGATAAAGAAGAGAAAGCAATGCCCAATTTCCTTACAGAGATCACCGACTGCCCATGCACACTGGCCCAGGCCCGTACAGACACCGGAAGATTTCATGTGGGTGTAGAGTCATAAATAAATCTGATACTGTTTTGGACACCACAGTTTGCAACACTAGCAGCAGCATCATTATTTGAGAATTGTTTTGTACTCTTCCAATTAAAGATTTAGGCAATTGTAAAAACAGTACATAGGGTAAAAACGCTTTAATTGAATGTGATAAAGCTATATTCGTTTAAGTGTCTATATTAGAGCTCATTATgctgagttgtgtgtgtgtgttttcagactGATTATGGCTGTGATATCGAGGCAGGTAGTTTTTGCATTTACCATCCAGGTGCAGTTCACTGCGTCAGAGCCATACAGGGCAGGTAATATGCCACTTAAGTCAAGTcgcctttatttctatagcacttcaTACAATGCTTAGTATGTCAAAGCAGCTTATAAACATGAAAATAGCTGAATTATGGAAACCTAActcaaattctgctgtaaagcagttctAAAGAATAAAAGCTTGAGACGGTTCTGTGTTGGTTCAGTTCAGATAGGGCTCACAATAAATTTACTTAATTGTGATCGCAGTTTCTCCTTCTCTCGATATATAAAGCATAATTTAGCTTTTCCCTTATATCTATACTTTTTCTGCCCAGTGGGCTACTTGATCCTCCCAACCTGGCAACCACGTTGCAGAACTAAGTGCTGATGATCAGAAAACTCATATAAGTTGGAGTTTAGTGATCGCAGTTGATATATTCTGCCCAAACATGTCTTCTCAAAAATTACATTCTTCTTTCACACAGTCATTTGTGCTGTTTGCTGCGATTTAATCTGTGAGCAAACCTTACTAGTTAATGTTCTTTAGATTTGTGCTTATTTGTGATTTGATTTATGCCTATTCCAATTACCTATTGAccaatatgaatttatttttttttaaatgtgcatatatGCTGGATATGCATGTATAGACACATACACCTCTATTGCCATAGAAAATGTATAGTTAAAGTTTAGGTACATGTTGGATTCagagatctaaaatatggtcatgcagaataaggcattaatatgtgctttgtaaATACTAATAAATAGCTTTGTGCAGTTTGATTTTTAGTCTGTTGATGTATATTTTCCCCCTTGCAGTCCTGAGTATGGTGCCGGTCAGCAGTGTTGCTATGACAGCACTGGAGCTCAGGTGCTCACAGGAGACTCCATTGGTGGCAGCACCCCAGATCGAGGGCACGACTGGGGCGAGCCGCCATACAAGAAACCACCCAGAGTTCCAGGGTTCTCTCACTGGAAGTATGATGTCATCAGTTTCTACTACTGCTGCCTGTGGTCAGACAACTGCAAATACTACTTCACTCACCGCCCATCCAGTGACTGCAGAACATATCGTCCTCCTAGAGCAGGTACAGAAAATATCTGTAATGTAGATTTTattgaatcattttatttttaaatgttattaattatacatttttgacaCTTACATTGGAAGCCAAAATAGAAAAGGGACATGAACTGATAGAGAGAAGATTGAGAAATGTCTTGAACCATATGCAAACTTGTCAAACCTGTGGACTAACTGATAATCTTTAGATTTTTGTGCAAGTGTTGGTTAATGCATTCCTATCTTTTCTATCTTTTCATTAGCTGCTGTGCTTGGTGACCCTCACTTCATGACCTTCGATGGTGTGACTTTCACCTTCAATGGGAAAGGAGAGTACAGTCTGGTTCACTCTTCAGACTATGAGCTGTCTGTGCAAGGCAGGACTGAACCAATGAAATTTGAGAATGGTGAGTTCTGTAACCTTCCGTATTAAGGATGGATTGGATCAGACCCGGGCTAAGAAAATTGTTCTCACAGGTACTGTTGCTATGGCAACGCGACTCAGTTCGGTGGCCATGAGGGAGAAAGACTCTGATGTCATCGAGGTGCGTCTCAGAGACCAGGTAGATGAGCTCCAAGTCTTAATGAACCAACAGGTGCTTTCCTTCTCTGAGCAAAAATGGATCGACCTTAAGGGTGAGACCAGTTTATTGATTCTCTCAAAGTCAGCTTTAGCTAAGCACAGTTTAGCAAAAgcacaaaatagaaaaatagtttctcagcatcaaatcaacatattttacatgatttctgaaggatcataggacactgaagactgaagttatGGCTGCTGTCACAGGAGTAAATTGCACttagaattaaattatttattataaattgtaatatttcacaatattacagtttttactggattttttttataaaattaatgcacccttggtgagcatatgagacatcttttataaacataaaaatgtaccaaccccaacttttgaacagtagtgtattctTGTAAAATGCATAATTATTGGCAAATAATTGAGCACATAATTGGCCATTATTAATTAGTGAaactaaaatatttgtcattaaattatttgtttttcttttatacgGTTATCGAGTACTTAAGCAGATGTCTGAAAAACAAGTGAATGTGTTAAAATCTTGGCATAATTTCTTAATGCACCCATTGACCTTCACAGTTTCTgttatacacattttaaaatcaagAACCCGTTATCATTTCAGCAGATGTACATGATGAAAAATCATAGTCTGCTATGCTTGGCTGTTAAATTTTGTTTTACTTGTTTGTATATGTGATCTGTTTTACaatctcttgtttttgtgtctcgttccaggtgtttttgttttttcccctaaACCTACTGATGTGACGGTGATGTTTCCGTCTGGGACAGGGGTAGAGGTCAGGGCAGGTGGAGGGGTCATGACCCTTACCGTCCTACTGCCGCATGACTTACAGAACCACACACAGGGGCTGCTCGGTACAATGAATGACGAACCTGAAGATGATTTCACTTCTAGTAATGGCCTGATCATCCCTCTCAATAGCAGTGCACAGGATATATTCACCTATTGTGCTGGCTGTGAGTAACCATTtcaattttacattacattacattacttaaCTTTACTGCCAGCACAGTTAGTTCAGTCAGTGTGTGATGAAATCGATTGAAACCGAAATTACAAATTATACTGCTTGTCAgatataatttactttatttacgAATCTAATTTAATTTACTCTGTTTTATGAAAGGCTCCATGTGTTGTAAAGGTACAGTTTGCTAATTTAAAGCCATTTCACATTCATTCTATGACTATTCCATGTGGCTTATGTGGAATCACAGATTTAGTCTGTCACATAAAAACTGTAAATGCATATGTCTAGTTTTTTGTATCATTAtcatcatattatatatattcatattatcgtatattcatatcatattattatttattttagttgattgttatatatgtttatgtggttgcaatgaaaaaaaatcccaattgctgtatgctttttttgtctataagtaaaatattaattgaaaacAAAGTGTTACTGAAGCTGTATAGTGGTTATATAAACTGGGTTAATTAGATTTAATTGCACAAGAACAGCTGCAAATAAGTAAAGTACAAGaggaaaatattaaaaccaatcTGGTTATGAGAGCATAATTTAATGCTTTAAAAGACCTTGAAAAGTTACGTgaaacatttgtaatattttatgctGTAGTTGAAAACCTTTGCCTCTTTTTTCCACCATGTaccatatatttttctttactaGGGGCCATTACGAATGAGTCTTCACTGTTTACTTATGACTCAACCCATCTCCTGAATGAATATCACTATGCCCCAAAGCACGATCCATCTTTCATCCCAAACTTTTACGTGACTGAAGACCCAGAGGATCCCCTGCTGGAGCCAACACTGAACCTATGTGCCGGAGAGGGGGCTCCATTCTGTAAATATGACACACTAAGCATGCGCAGTCTGGAACAAGGCAATGCCACACTGCTGGCCTACCGGAGTCATACGTCCACCAAGAAAGCTCTGGAGCCTGGTAAGTGAAACCATTTCACAAGAAACTTGTAGTGAAAaatcttttcatattttaatttttttttttttttgcagaaatattAATTGCAATATTTCTTTTCCCAAACTTCTGTATGATTTAGGTGCTctcctaaaaatacattttataatccaTGTATTTCTGGCTGTAAAATCTAATTGGATGAGCCCTGTTCATAGTTGTTTGTTATTTCATAACCGATATATATGTACTCATCCTGATGAATTATGTATTTATGCATCAAAATACCATATATGGCACTAAACatatacttttaattaaaaatacttaatatacttagaatgcatttaaaaaatatattttattcatttaatttttgtgGTCACCCAAAGCTTGTATTAGtgcttttaagatttttacaataTGCTCATTTAAGTCTTATCAAATGTTATGTATCTATAACTGGTTGTGAGGATAAAGATCAATGCCAGCATTACATAGTGACGTTTTGCATCATAATAACCTTTAGCTGTTTGCTGAATTTTAAACGCCATCGAATGCAGATTAAATAACAGAGGCATAATGTTGAAAATGTGATCTTTGACCATATCTCAGTTATGAAGCATTGGAGACTTGCATATAATCTGATTGTTatccatgtaatttatttttatggtttggTAATGGCTGTGATTTTTGTGATCTCAGTGCAATCCTGTGGTTGGTTGTCACCACCTAATTACGGTCAGAAGGAAGGAACCTTGTACCTGGAGGGGGCAACAGTCACGTTCTTGTGTAACAGTGGATACCGTCTCTATGGGTCCCAAGAACGCACTTGTCAAGACGACGGCAGATGGTCTGGACGGGATACGCAATGCGTGGCTGGTAGGTAGAAGTGGAGAGTGAAAATTCTGAGATTAATTACTCATGACATATCATTCCAAACCACTAGATGACAGTGTTTCCCTTTTTAAATGGTTCCCTTTTTCCCTCCATATTCCATAttcgatggcaaagctgaattttcagcagcagtct
Above is a window of Carassius carassius chromosome 4, fCarCar2.1, whole genome shotgun sequence DNA encoding:
- the susd2 gene encoding sushi domain-containing protein 2, translating into MLCKYKKIHLCMFIVLLFQLFSRTAAQSCTRSCGEKFNTCSCHATCESLKDCCADYKLFCLDIEPHSGSLLGGTDFKILNATFEQSINLTCRFNSEILTEGYVDESGVGHCITPLLYESGWIPFEVSTDGVNYDRSGSWLSVHHSKLSPFYKIIFDNATQWQYYGTPNVSGDLKMIWIPSLIKAERVNIELWGYNETGKAYSANWEAEWKYLYTVGRDVPNNGVFSFTPQIAEHSYSLWDLGSMRVSPSTKPDGARDVNALWSGAHAIAWHLEEAFRKDSAGWALEKCINWDKEEKAMPNFLTEITDCPCTLAQARTDTGRFHTDYGCDIEAGSFCIYHPGAVHCVRAIQGSPEYGAGQQCCYDSTGAQVLTGDSIGGSTPDRGHDWGEPPYKKPPRVPGFSHWKYDVISFYYCCLWSDNCKYYFTHRPSSDCRTYRPPRAAAVLGDPHFMTFDGVTFTFNGKGEYSLVHSSDYELSVQGRTEPMKFENGTVAMATRLSSVAMREKDSDVIEVRLRDQVDELQVLMNQQVLSFSEQKWIDLKGVFVFSPKPTDVTVMFPSGTGVEVRAGGGVMTLTVLLPHDLQNHTQGLLGTMNDEPEDDFTSSNGLIIPLNSSAQDIFTYCAGWAITNESSLFTYDSTHLLNEYHYAPKHDPSFIPNFYVTEDPEDPLLEPTLNLCAGEGAPFCKYDTLSMRSLEQGNATLLAYRSHTSTKKALEPVQSCGWLSPPNYGQKEGTLYLEGATVTFLCNSGYRLYGSQERTCQDDGRWSGRDTQCVADNTLAIVLGSVGSVLALAVMVIAIVVYTKKQKKESMKYQDDKVTYQQHGSHL